The window GGTGGAATTTATCGCCGTAAAAATAAGCATCGATAACCCCGGGAAGCGAAGCAAGCGAGCTTGCTTCGCTTAGTGCCGCCGCCTTCAGTTCCAGCAGGCAATAGGGGAACTCCTCCTTCAGCTTCGCCGGCGAGCCGGCAGCCGAGATCCTGCCCCGGTCAATGAAGGCCACCCTCATGCAAAGTTCCGCCTCATCCATATAGGGCGTGGAAACGAGGATGGTTCTACCTTCCTTGTTTAAGCGGTAAAGTATCTTCCAGAATTCCTTGCGCGACTCCGGGTCTACTCCGTATGTCGGCTCGTCAAGCACCAGGAGGTCCGGCCTGGTAACCAGGGCGCTGGTCAGGGCCAGCTTCTGCTTCATTCCCCCGGACAAATTGTCGGCCAAGCGGTCTTTATAGGGCAGGAGATTGGTCAGCTCAAGGATCTCATCGGCCCTTTGGCGGATCAGGCCTTTATCCAGCCCGTACATGGCTCCGAAAAAACTGATGTTCTCCATGACCGTCAGGTCGCCGTACAGGCTGAACCGCTGGGGCATATAACCCAGCTTTTCCCTAAGCTCTTCCAGCTGTTCGGGTTTTTTCCCC is drawn from Peptococcaceae bacterium and contains these coding sequences:
- a CDS encoding ABC transporter ATP-binding protein — protein: MIRITRLSKSFGKVEAVRAVDLKVEKGEIVGLVGPDGAGKTTLMRMICGLITPDQGEVLLMGKKPEQLEELREKLGYMPQRFSLYGDLTVMENISFFGAMYGLDKGLIRQRADEILELTNLLPYKDRLADNLSGGMKQKLALTSALVTRPDLLVLDEPTYGVDPESRKEFWKILYRLNKEGRTILVSTPYMDEAELCMRVAFIDRGRISAAGSPAKLKEEFPYCLLELKAAALSEASSLASLPGVIDAYFYGDKFHLVVEKNEDNIALVKAGLRERNIGIISLEETVPSMEDIFVALAGKEVS